The proteins below are encoded in one region of Candidatus Binatia bacterium:
- a CDS encoding 3-hydroxyacyl-CoA dehydrogenase NAD-binding domain-containing protein yields the protein MAGAGTMGNGIAQTFAAAGHRVLLLEANAAALQRGMGTITKSLGKLVEKGKLTMDARDEALARIATESADFPTGDCVIAVEAVPEKLEIKREVLRMLDGMLPAGAILATNTSSISITELAAGTSRPARFVGMHFMNPVPLMPLVEVVRGLDTTEATVAETLELAKALGKTPVVVSDRPGFVSNRVLLPMINEAAFALMEGVADREAIDTVMKLGMNHPMGPLALADLIGIDVCLDIMNVLHQGFGDSKYRPCPLLKSMVAAGRLGRKTGRGFYDYAT from the coding sequence GTGGCCGGCGCCGGCACCATGGGGAACGGCATCGCCCAGACCTTTGCGGCCGCGGGTCATCGCGTTCTCCTGCTCGAGGCCAATGCGGCCGCGCTGCAGCGCGGCATGGGCACGATCACGAAGAGCCTCGGAAAGCTGGTCGAGAAGGGCAAGCTGACGATGGACGCCCGCGACGAGGCGCTCGCGCGCATCGCGACCGAGAGCGCCGACTTCCCGACGGGCGACTGCGTCATCGCCGTCGAGGCGGTGCCCGAGAAGCTGGAGATCAAGCGCGAGGTGCTGCGCATGCTCGACGGGATGCTCCCGGCGGGCGCGATCCTCGCCACGAACACCTCCTCCATCTCGATCACCGAGCTGGCGGCCGGCACGAGCCGCCCCGCACGCTTCGTCGGCATGCACTTCATGAATCCCGTCCCCTTGATGCCGCTGGTCGAAGTGGTGCGCGGCCTCGATACCACCGAGGCGACCGTGGCCGAGACGCTGGAGCTTGCGAAAGCCCTCGGCAAGACGCCGGTCGTGGTCTCCGACCGGCCCGGCTTCGTCTCCAATCGCGTGCTCCTGCCGATGATCAACGAGGCGGCGTTCGCGCTGATGGAGGGGGTGGCCGACCGCGAGGCGATCGACACCGTCATGAAGCTGGGGATGAACCATCCGATGGGGCCGCTGGCGCTGGCCGATCTCATCGGCATCGACGTCTGCCTGGACATCATGAACGTGCTCCATCAGGGATTCGGCGACAGTAAGTACCGTCCCTGTCCGCTGCTCAAGAGCATGGTCGCGGCCGGGCGGCTGGGTCGAAAGACGGGGCGGGGGTTCTACGACTACGCGACCTGA
- a CDS encoding acyl-CoA dehydrogenase family protein has protein sequence MNFEPTEEQEMLRSFAREFAQGEIVPRAHEIETSASLPDPLRQALRENNFFSLLIPEEFGGSAVGYVSYAMILEELARASAAVAITVSVHNSVTAGPIQSFGSEAQRKKWLPLLAQTHLGAFALTEPGSGSDAAALTTRACRDGESYVLNGQKTFVTNGKYADLFLVMARTSPDQKHRGISSFLVERESPGLRIGKEIQKMGLHGSDTVELFFEDCRVPAENRLAEEGYGFRVAMTSLDAGR, from the coding sequence ATGAATTTCGAACCGACCGAAGAGCAGGAAATGCTCCGGTCGTTCGCGCGCGAGTTCGCCCAGGGCGAGATCGTGCCGCGCGCGCACGAGATCGAGACTTCCGCGTCCTTGCCGGACCCGCTCCGGCAGGCGCTCCGCGAGAACAACTTCTTCTCCCTGCTGATCCCCGAGGAGTTCGGCGGCTCCGCCGTGGGGTACGTCTCCTACGCGATGATCCTCGAGGAGCTGGCGCGCGCGTCGGCCGCCGTGGCGATCACGGTCTCGGTGCACAACTCCGTCACGGCGGGGCCGATCCAGAGCTTCGGAAGCGAGGCCCAGCGAAAGAAGTGGCTCCCGCTCCTGGCCCAGACGCACCTCGGCGCCTTCGCCTTGACCGAGCCCGGCTCGGGGTCTGACGCGGCCGCGCTCACCACCCGGGCCTGCCGGGACGGGGAGAGCTACGTCCTGAACGGGCAGAAGACCTTCGTCACCAACGGGAAGTACGCGGACCTGTTCCTGGTGATGGCGCGCACCAGCCCGGATCAGAAGCACCGGGGGATCAGCTCCTTCCTGGTCGAGCGGGAGTCGCCCGGGCTCCGGATCGGTAAGGAGATCCAGAAGATGGGGCTGCACGGCTCGGACACGGTGGAGCTCTTCTTCGAGGACTGCAGGGTCCCGGCCGAGAACCGCCTGGCCGAGGAGGGGTATGGATTCCGGGTGGCCATGACCTCGCTGGACGCCGGACGG